Proteins encoded in a region of the Rutidosis leptorrhynchoides isolate AG116_Rl617_1_P2 chromosome 9, CSIRO_AGI_Rlap_v1, whole genome shotgun sequence genome:
- the LOC139868334 gene encoding uncharacterized protein: MVNSYVTAQNSGLITKNPIRVKIGNGRTTRFWHDTWLGEQPLRCHFNRLFHLDVDLNFCVADIRHNEYWNWNWQRHNIGGRNERALVDLIDMLGNVNCSHEVDTRTWVISNSGSYSVLPTHFNLINRGVHIEDLGCPLCNHGVEHINHTFFKFVVANEIWRKVGLWTNVGLNGYDSWNNLMDWYEHWDANGACKIKLYSTITSVLWLIWRFGMELSFRLIVKVFGIL, encoded by the exons ATGGTTAACTCGTATGTGACTGCTCAAAATTCGGGGTTAATCACCAAGAATCCGATACGGGTAAAAATTGGTAATGGTCGTACCACAAGATTTTGGCACGATACTTGGTTAGGCGAACAACCTTTACGTTGTCACTTTAATAGACTCTTCCATCTTGATGTTGACCTTAATTTTTGTGTTGCGGATATAAGACATAACGAATACTGGAATTGGAATTGGCAACGTCATAACATTGGTGGTCGGAATGAAAGAGCATTGGTTGATCTAATAGATATGCTTGGAAATGTGAATTGCTCCCATGAAGTTGATACAAGGACATGGGTTATTTCGAATTCTGGGTCATACTCAGT ACTTCCGACCCATTTTAATTTAATCAATCGAGGTGTTCATATTGAAGATTTGGGGTGTCCACTTTGCAATCATGGTGTGGAACATATAAACCATACTTTTTTCAAGTTTGTTGTAGCAAATGAAATATGGAGGAAAGTTGGTTTATGGACAAATGTGGGTCTAAATGGTTATGATTCATGGAATAATCTGATGGATTGGTACGAGCATTGGGATGCAAATGGAGCTTGTAAAATCAAATTGTATTCGACCATTACTTCAGTGTTGTGGCTTATTTGGCGATTCGGAATGGAGTTATCTTTTCGGTTGATCGTGAAAGTGTTTGGAATTCTAtga